One genomic window of Medicago truncatula cultivar Jemalong A17 chromosome 1, MtrunA17r5.0-ANR, whole genome shotgun sequence includes the following:
- the LOC11425646 gene encoding F-box only protein 8, translating into MALSNEKVRNSIPNDLVYSIMSKLPLKSLTRFKCVRKSWVLLFDNPNFMNMYHKRFISNKSYDDDTCLLLKQTGQDLENLSSLYLISGGRFDNKVKLDWPPLFQEEVSDIRILGSGVNGNICLYIDGISSKAVVWNPIIEELKVIPSEPSVPVPPYVRFADQLYGFGYDYVRDDYKIIRHVGFHLDVYNLNDPRVILSLSDALYNPFWEIYSHKNNSWRKLDLAMTTFYHNLLCVPKQVHTNGVCHWLGKTETDMHNIYLVSFDLGNEEFFLTPIPSTRKNNINFVWVNTHLTVLNESIALISSEARTTTFHISILGEIGVKESWIKLFIVGPLPFVGYPIGVGMNGEIFISKEDNELARCDISTHTIQDLGIKGVSCACQVGAPELIPNIKQTAPFYAEKMF; encoded by the coding sequence ATGGCCCTTTCAAATGAGAAGGTTAGAAATTCTATACCTAATGATCTTGTCTATTCCATTATGTCAAAACTGCCTCTAAAATCTTTGACTCGATTTAAATGTGTACGCAAATCATGGGTACTCTTATTTGATAACCCTAATTTCATGAACATGTATCACAAAAGATTCATCTCTAATAAATCCTATGATGATGATACATGTCTCCTCTTAAAGCAAACTGGGCAAGATCTTGAAAACCTTTCGtcattatatttaatttctgGTGGGAGGTTTGACAATAAGGTGAAATTAGATTGGCCGCCTCTTTTTCAAGAGGAAGTTAGTGATATTAGGATTTTGGGTTCTGGAGTCAATGGCAATATTTGTCTCTATATCGACGGTATTAGTTCAAAAGCTGTAGTGTGGAACCCAATAATTGAGGAATTGAAGGTCATTCCTTCCGAGCCTTCTGTGCCTGTACCACCTTATGTAAGGTTTGCGGACCAACTTTATGGATTTGGTTATGATTATGTTAGAGATGACTATAAAATTATTAGACATGTGGGATTTCATCTAGATGTATATAATTTGAATGATCCTCGGGTAATCTTGTCACTGTCAGATGCGTTATACAATCCATTCTGGGAGATATATAGCCATAAAAATAATTCTTGGAGGAAACTTGATTTGGCCATGACAACTTTTTATCATAACCTTTTATGTGTTCCAAAGCAAGTGCACACGAATGGGGTGTGTCATTGGTTGGGTAAAACTGAAACAgatatgcataatatatatttggtgtcatttgatTTGGGTAATGAAGAGTTCTTCCTAACACCCATACCATCAACtaggaaaaataatatcaattttgTATGGGTGAATACTCATTTAACAGTGTTAAACGAGTCTATTGCTTTAATATCTAGTGAAGCACGAACAACTACTTTTCACATATCAATTCTTGGTGAAATTGGTGTGAAGGAATCATGGATCAAACTCTTCATTGTTGGACCATTACCTTTTGTCGGGTATCCTATTGGAGTAGGGATGAATGGCGAGATATTCATTTCAAAAGAAGATAATGAGCTAGCTAGGTGTGATATAAGTACTCACACAATTCAAGATCTTGGCATTAAAGGAGTGAGCTGTGCCTGTCAGGTG